GGACAAATCCAAGCTCTGGCAGCGGCACGTAGCTCCGGGAAgcgagaggaggaggaggatgatgatgatgcagGGGGGCCGGTCATGTCTGACTTTGCCCATATTCCATCCAGGTTCTTACCTGGAAAGTCCCAGGAGCGGATGGAAAACTTACAGCGCCGGGTGTCACTTGCTGGGGGTCCCAAAGTGGACGGTGGCAGCATGTCCCCCCGTTTTCTTCTGCTCCCTACCAGCCCTGCCAGTGCCCTGGGGCGGAAGAAAAGGGGGTGATTAACCGGGTCATTAGCAGCAGCATGAGATATGGACGGGACGCGTGAACCCAAATGGGTTTCAGGGGGGAAGGGAGGTGCCCGCTCCTCACTCACTCTTCCCCATCATCCTTTCCGCTACCTGTACTGTCATCGCATCGCCACCCCcaactcaaagaaaaaaacacaggcaAGTCTCTCCCCGACCGCAGGCGGCGGCatgtcccagctccctgtgaGCCTTCCAGTCCGGGCTGAGCCACATTCACTGGGATGACTGGGGAGGGGGATTCTAGGATGACTTAGGGGGGGCTCTCAGCCCCCCCCGCCTTTCCCTGCAGGAGGGCAAAGAGGGCTCCTGGCTGCCCGCCGGTGGTGTGCCATGAGCCATCGTGTGCCATGAGCCGCTGCATGCCACAAGCCACCGCGTGCCACAAGCTGCCGCGTGCCATGACCACGGCGTGTCATGAGCCACGACACACCATGAGCTGCCGCATGCCCGCCAGGGGCTTGCAGTCGCCCCATCCCACATGGCTGGGGAGGGTCCTGCCGGGATCGCCCCCACTGGAGCGAGGAGAGGACGGTGTTGGCTCCAGGTTCGGCgaagggctggggctgaggaaAAGCACCGCGGCTTTCCAGGGGTCCATGCCGGCCCTGGGGTGCTCCCCCAGCCtggacacacatacacatgacGCCTGCTGTcggtggcggcgggggggctTAGAGCCACCGCGGCTCGGCAACACCCCGAGTGCGCTCAGCCATCGCGGTGCACGCgttggtgctgcagcaggttgGAGGGATGAGCAAACCCCTTGTCGCAGACGCTGCACTTGTAAGGGGTCTCGCCCGTGTGCACCTTCTCGTGCACGGCCAGGTAGGCCAGGTCCTTGAAGAACTTGTGGCAGAAGCTGCACTTGTAGGGCCGCTCCTGGCTGTGCACGCGGTGGTGCTGGAGGAGCAAGGAGGGCCGGGCGAAAGCCTTCCCGCACACCTCGCACTTGTAGGGACGCTCGCCTGTGTGCGCCCGCTCGTGGATCACCAGGTAGGACGACTGCTTGAAGGCTTTGCCACAGGTTTTGCAGACGAAAGGGCGCTCGCCCGTGTGCACCCGCTCGTGGGAAGAGAGGGCGTTGGATTGCTTGAAGCCCTTGCCACAGAGTGGGCAGACGAAGGGGCGGTCGCCCGTGTGCACCCGCTCGTGCACCTTGAGGCTGTGCCCGTAGGTGAACTTCTTCCCGCAGACCCCGCAGACGTGGGGTTTGTCATCGCAGTGCTGGcgctggtggaggaggagggcgTTGGAGGTGGGGAAGTCCTTGCCACAGTCGGCGCACTTGAAGGGCTTCTCGGCGCAGTGGGTGAGCGCGTGGCGCTGCAGCTCGTAGGGGGTCTTGAAGCTCTTGGCGCAGCGGGGGCAGCGGAAGGGGCGCTCACCGCTGTGGATGCGCCGGTGCTCTTGGAGGTTGGAGCTACGCTTGAAACGTTTGCCGCAGAGCTCGCAGCGGAAGGGGCGCTCCTCCGTGTGGACCAGGCGGTGGCTTTTGAAGTCCGAGTGGCGTTTGAAGGAAGCCTGGCAGAGGTCGCAGCGGAAGGGGCGCTCCTCGTTGTGTACCACCTCGTGGCTGAAGAGCTCCCACGCTCGCTTGAAGGCTTTCTCGCACACGCCACACTGGAAGGGCTTCTCGTCCACGATCACCTCGCGGATCTCCAGCTCGCCCACCTTGGGGTGGGCCggcagccccgctgccgccACCTCCTCCAGCTCGCCCACCGcgctgcccagcaccagcttGGCCGTGGAGTAGATGCCGCGCTCGTCGATCAGCTGCACAAAGTCCGGCTTGGGGCGGGCATCGTCGGCAAGGGGCAGCTCGGGGGAGCAGGACCGAGaccttctctcttcctcctcttcctcgctACTCCGCGGCACCTCCTCCAGCCCGTTCTCCACGAAGCCCCCCGTCCTGCCCCAGATCAAGCGCAACCTCTTCCCTTGGGAAGGTCCCGGCTCTTCAGCACTCTCCCCCCGGCCCGGGGATGCGGGGATCCGACTCGCCTTGGGTTTCAGGCACAGCCGGTGCTTCCGCCGGCACGGCCGCTGCTCCCCTGGCGCCTGGTGGGCCGGGAAAGCCCCCTCATCCTCATCAGTCTtctggcaggggctgccagcaccccgAGGGGCGAGAGCGCCCtggccacagcagcactgtCCCAAGCGGCGCGGAGAGGCTGGTCCTAGCCGCTTCGGTGAGCCTTCCCTTAGCCATCTACTGgctgcatcctcctcctcctcctcctcctgagcctcctcctgctcttcttCACCTTCAGGCCCATCTCCTTCGGAAACGGGGGAGAGGCGCTGGGAGAAGGGAGGCTGGCAGGCCAGAGGACATGGCTGCCCTTCCATGGCACCCCCTGCAGAAATGAGAAAGGAGAGAGCGTGAGAGGAGCGCTGGGCCGGAACGAGGTGGTGAGGGAATGAGGCGTGGAGATGGAGATGTGGGTGGCAGCAGCGAAGAGATATAAACACGtcggcagggagggagggagagaaggaggcagAGACTACAAAAAGCTTGTAAAACCCCGCACCACCAATCCTTTCCCCCTGGGGGGATCAAGGCAGACTCAGAGCCAGAAAAACGGCTTGGATCGGCActtaaaagctttgttttcaccCTCAGCCGGCTCCCAGCATGCGAAAGCAGCTGCTGTCGACAGCTGGGAGCACTTCAACCCCATGCGGAGCCTGCTCGTAGTTACCTGGTCAGAGCAAGTGCCAAGGGACCGGCCTCAACCGCGTCCCCAAGCCCTCAAGGGCCGGACTGAGCTTCCAGGCAGGGGTTGGAAAAGCTCCTCGGAGGCTGCTCGGCGTCCCCGGGTGCCTATGTGAACCTTCGTCGGGACACGGAGCCGtcagccctgccccgggcaggggaCGCAGGGAGGGACTCgacccccagctcccaggcatCCAACAGGCTGTTTTTTCAGATCTGCTTCCCAACAAACGCTCCTTTCTTAAGCTGAGGGTTTTCCAAGCTCTGTCCGAGCCTGCTGATACCTCTGGAGCTTGGTTCGGCGGTTGTGCGGCTCAACAAGAGATGCCGGGCTCCGAGCTTCGCCTCGGGGGTCCCCTGGGCTGGGTTTGCTGCTCCCATCTGGGACACCGCACACGTATCCGTGTAGCCAGCGGAGGAGAAGGCTAAAGCACAATCCTTCTCCCAAGACCCCACATGAAATCACTGCCCATGAAGGCCTGACACACAGGCAAGAGCGAAAAGGAGCCCTTCGTGGTAAACAGTGGAATTCCGATTTAGGTCTCACTTTCCATGTCCGCAGGCATCCTggtgggaggcagtggggatGTCAGGAACGCAGAGGAGAACGCTCCCACTGAGCCGGCGAGGAAGCTGCCGCAAAACCAGGCATAAAACCGCCCCAAAAGGCGCCCCTGAAGGGAATCCCACGGGCACCAGCAGGGAAACGGCTgccagagaataaaaataaaaaaaaacccaggagaaaGGAATGATACAGGCTGGGAAGGTGGTGTGCCAAAGCTTCCCAAGGAGCAGTAAGTGCCGGAGACCTGGAAGAACCAACAAATCCTGGGCACAAAGCCCACCCAAGCCCACCGGTGGCGACGAGAGGTGTAATTTGGTGTCACTCGCTGGCTGCAACCAACAGATGAGAAGCTGCGGGATTACAGGCAAGCAGTGACACAATGGGGACTTCCCAAGGGATTTTCCGGGTTTTCCCAGGCGGGATCAGAGTGCAGAGGGCGAAGGAGCCTCAAGCAGGCAACTGCGAGGGAAGGCAAGGGGGTGAGTGATAAGTGAACGAGCTAAACACAATTAATAACCACTTCCAGCCCGTTAACGAGGAAAAGGCGCTCCCAAGAAATCCGGCTCCTCAGCCACACTTCCCAGCCAGCTCTCAAAGTGCAGAGAAGGGAATTCCCAGAGGATCTGCCGGCACGATTTGGTCTCACTGCCACGGAGGGAATAACATGGTCCCAAAGGGTAATGCCGGAGCACCGGGATCAGACCCCCTGGTAAAGCAACGCCGAGGAATCCCCCACGGAAAAGCAAAGGGATGAAGGTGCTGGTTGAATTTTTACAACTAGAAAAGGGTGAAGGGGACGGCAAGTCAGAGTAAATAAGCCCATTagttaaaaaaatccactaaaccccccccccaaaccagcaAAACCTGTTATTTAGCTGAGCAGAACCAATGACTTTCTGTTCCCTGCTGAGGCAGGCGCTGACGAGATGCTCCCATAATTGTTTAAACGCCCCAAATAACGTAGAAATAACTCCGAAAACTGAGAGGGGGCTCAGGATTATCCTCTCCCATCCCAAAAAGGCGAGCGTGCCCGGGAGTCGGATCGTTTCTCGGCCAAGAGGCTGCAGAGCCGCTCCCTTCAGGTTGAGACAGTCGGGTGAGAAGTGGCAGGAGGGTCCAAAAGCCGCCCACAAGCAGAAGGGAGAATAAATCCGCTGCCACCAGTCCCTCCTGCTCTCAAATCCAGGCATTAAAAGAGGGAATTGCCAGCGTGGGGAGGAAGGGACGGCACggagcgggctggggggaggacACGGCAGGGCACGGCTCGCAGGGGGCTTTTTCTCCTGGATTTTTGTTGGAAACATGCTTCTCCAGctccaaaaaaagcaaattttgggGCTTTTTCATTGTGCTTGCTGATTCACTGTGGCAAATGAATTCAGGATGATGacatttgttgttttctgtgcGTGCGACAGCTACGACAAAAGCAGCGAGGGGGGTTTAGGGTGCCCTGACCTGCCGCAGCCACGCGGGAGCCCCTGGAGGTGTTAATCTGGAGGAGCGGAATGAGATGCCGGATTTATGGGGGGATCAGGAGGGATCCACCACCGCCGGGTGGTTTAAACCGAGGAGGTTTGGATGGATCCGCTCTTGGGGAAGGGATCAAAGCGTACAGGCGGCAAGGctgaggaggagaaaggggTGAAGAAAAAGAGCACACGGGTGGTGAGATGATGTATTTTGGGGGGGAAATTCCCCCAAAAATGGGCCAAAGAGGAGGTTTGGGGAGTTCATCCGAGGTGGATCCCCCCAAAAGAGCCATCATGCTCCTAAAACACAGCAGGAGAGGTATCCCGCAGGCGGGCAGCATGGCGGCGGAGCTGAACGCCACCGAAAACAGCGCCGGCGTGGACGCAGCACCGGCGAGTTGCCGTTTTGTGGTGCGGGACTGAGCGGGAAAATCTGtcaggaaaggggaaaaggttCATTTCAGCGGGAGGATGGGGGCAGGGCGGGAGTGCAGCGGCGGTGAGGAGGGATAGAGGGATGCACAGCAGTGGAAAAGGCTTCGATCGCAGCTGCTGGACTGAAAATACACAATTTTTTGCCgctcccctctcccacccccgCCATTAGCAATGCTCCCAGtttgcccagcaccaccagtaACCATGGGATGGCCAGAAACACTCACTCTCCAGCCCGACCCCCCGCCTTCCCACCTCCCAGTGAAAATGGGGCCACGCTGGAAGTATCAACAAGGATCTTCCCTTCGTGTCCTGGTATCCCCCCTCCCAGGAATGCCACCAGCCCTCCCAGTATGGCCCAGTAGCCCCAATATCATCCAGATACTCCCATCACgtccccctcccccaaacccATGACAATCAGACCCCTTCCAGTATGCCCCAGTCCCCCCAGCATCAAGCAGACCCTCTTGCTTCATCCCCTCTCTCATCCCCACTATCAGACACCCCAGTATGGCCCAGTCCCCTCCCAGTATCAACCAGACCCCCTCATCCCTCTGTGCTCCACCCCCTTACATCCCCACCCTCCCAGTGCACCCCAGTCCCACTCCCAGTATGGCACGGTCCCCTCCCAGTATCAACCAGACCCCCTCATCCCTCTGTGCTCCACCCCCTTACATCCCCACCCTCCCAGTACACCCCAGTCCCACACCCAGTATCAACCAGACCCCCTCATCCCTCTGTGTTCACCCCACCTTACATCCCCACTCTCCCAGTATGGCCCAGTCCCCTTCCAGTATCAACCAGATGCCCTCATCCCCCTGTGCTACCACACCTTATATCCCCACTCTCCCAGTACACCCCAGTCCTACTCCCAGTATGGCCCAGTCCTCTCCCAGTATCAACCAGACCCTCTCATCcctctgtgctccctgccctcAGTACAACTACACCctcccagtatgtcccagtCCCCTCCCAGTATCAACCAGACCCCTTCATCCCCCTGTGCTACCACCCCCTTACATCCCCACCCTCCAGTACACCCCAGTCCCctcccagtatgtcccagtCCTCTCCCAGTATCAACCAGACCCCCTCATCCCTCTGTGCTCCCCCCATCACAACCGCACCCTCCCAGTACACCCCAGTCCCACTCCCAGTATGTCCCAATCTGCTCCCAGTATCAACCAGACTCTCTCATCCCTCTGTGCTCCGCCCCCCTTACATCCCCATCCTCCCAGTACACCCCAGTCCCACTCCCAGTATGGCCCAGACCCCCTCATCCCTCTGTGCTCCACCCTCCATCACAACCACACCCTCCCAGTACACTCCAGTCACTCTCCCAGCATCAATCAGCCCCCCCCGACCCAGCACCGCGCCGgaccctccccccgccccctccccgcgggAACAGCCACGGCGCGGCTCgccgcccctcccccacccccagggctcccccccgccccccccggggctCACCGGGCCCCTCCGGGCCCCCCCAGgccccgccggtgccgccgccgcTCCAGCCCCGGCCGGTGCCGCAGCCCAACGCCTCCCCCCGGAGCCACTTCCGGCCGCGCTCGCGCGCCGCGCCGTGACGACACTTCCGGCAGGGGGCGGAGCCCGGcggcggctgggggggcggggcggggaggtgCCTGGGCCGCGGGGTGGTGACGGGGAAGGGGGGCacgcggcggggaggggaggggacaTGTCTGTGGGGGGGGGACATGTCGGGGGGTGGGGACACGTGTGGGGGTGGGGACACACGTGGGGCGTGGGGACACTTGTAAAGGacatgtatgtgtgtggggACACGTGTGCGTGGCAGGGCCACATGTAGAGCACAAGTATGTACATGGggacatgtgtgtgtgtggcagagCCACATGTAGAGCACATGTATGTGCATGGGgacacgtgtgtgtgtgtggcagagCCACATGTAGAGCACATGTATGTGCATGGGgacacgtgtgtgtgtgtgtggcagggcTACACATAGAGCACATGGATGTGTGTAGGGATATATGTGTGCATGGCAGGGCCACATATAGGGCACATGTTCGTGTGTGGggacatgtgtgtgtgtggcagagCCACATGTAAAGCACATGTGTGTGTGGCAGAGCCATATGTAAAGCATGTGTGTCCGTGGGGACACATGTGTGTGGCAGAGCCACATGTAAAGCACATGTATGTGCATGGGGACACGTGTGTGTGTAGGAGTGCTACACACAGAgcacatgtatgtgtgtggggacatgtgtgtgtgtggcagggcCACATGTAGAGCACATGTATGTGCATGGGGACATGCCAGGCCACTGTCTGCTCTGTAAAACGCCGCTACGCGTGTGAATTGCAAAGAAGAACCCCCAAATTTTTGATTAATTTGAACAATTtaagggggcggggggggatgGGAGGGGCGGGGTGGTGGTGCGTTCCTCCCGGAAGCGGTGGAATATTTCCTAATCCCGGATTTTCTCCCCCTGTttgctgggaaaacaaagccagagCCGAAggccaaaggaaaacaaatctggCACCCGAAGTTTGCTCTGCAAACACACGGGTCGATCCAGTCCTGGTCCTGATCCTGGCCTGGTCCCGATCCCGGCCTGATCCCGATCCTGGCCTGGTCCCGATCCCAGCCTGATCT
The Falco peregrinus isolate bFalPer1 chromosome 6, bFalPer1.pri, whole genome shotgun sequence genome window above contains:
- the ZNF132 gene encoding zinc finger protein 132, which translates into the protein MEGQPCPLACQPPFSQRLSPVSEGDGPEGEEEQEEAQEEEEEEDAASRWLREGSPKRLGPASPRRLGQCCCGQGALAPRGAGSPCQKTDEDEGAFPAHQAPGEQRPCRRKHRLCLKPKASRIPASPGRGESAEEPGPSQGKRLRLIWGRTGGFVENGLEEVPRSSEEEEEERRSRSCSPELPLADDARPKPDFVQLIDERGIYSTAKLVLGSAVGELEEVAAAGLPAHPKVGELEIREVIVDEKPFQCGVCEKAFKRAWELFSHEVVHNEERPFRCDLCQASFKRHSDFKSHRLVHTEERPFRCELCGKRFKRSSNLQEHRRIHSGERPFRCPRCAKSFKTPYELQRHALTHCAEKPFKCADCGKDFPTSNALLLHQRQHCDDKPHVCGVCGKKFTYGHSLKVHERVHTGDRPFVCPLCGKGFKQSNALSSHERVHTGERPFVCKTCGKAFKQSSYLVIHERAHTGERPYKCEVCGKAFARPSLLLQHHRVHSQERPYKCSFCHKFFKDLAYLAVHEKVHTGETPYKCSVCDKGFAHPSNLLQHQRVHRDG